The following nucleotide sequence is from Chryseobacterium sp. CY350.
TTCCGGGAGTACAGGAATTCATGTTTACATTCCGATGGGCGGAAAATACGATTTTGATCAGGTAAAAGATTTCGCACATATTTTAATGAAACAAGTCAATGAAAAGTTGCCGAAAATCACCACTTTAGAAAGAAGTCTGCAAAAAAGAGATGATAAAAAAATCTATCTCGATTATCTTCAAAACAGAACCGGACAAACTTTGGCAAGCGTATACAGTATAAGACCAAAAGATGGAGCCTCTGTCTCAATGCCTTTAGAATGGGATGAAGTTAAAAAGGGATTGAAGCCGACTGATTTCAATATTGAAAATGCTCTCGAAAGAATAAAAGCGAAGGGAGATTTGTTTAAACCGGTTTTAGGAAAGGGGATTGATATGATGAAGGCGTTGGAATTATTGCAGGATGAAGAGTAAATCTATATTTTTGCAAAAATAAAATGTACATGGTTACTCCTCTACAAATATTTATCACTTTTGATGAAAAAATTGCTAAAAGACAAATGGAAAAATACTTTTTCCATTCCTGGAAAAAGAAATTACCTACCTTAATAAAGAATTTTTTCTTTATAGTTTTATTTTTAAGTATTATTGATAGTATTTTTAAAAGCGATAGAAGCAGGATTGATTTTTTAAGGTTTATTGGGATTTTTGTGGTCATTTTTTGCCTTATCTATCTTTCCATATTCTTATTTAATAAAGCAAACTATAATTCTAAGATACAAAAACACATAGCTGAACTAAAAGAATTTAACCCTATTACAGAACTGTACCTTGATGAAAATTCATTTTATATTAGAAGCGAGCAGTACGATATAAGAAGTATTTGGAAATATGTTTCCTACGAGGTTTCTGGAAAAGCCATCTATATCACTGCGCAAATGGGATCTCCTTTCACTTACATTGTAAACCAAGAAGAAACTGATAAATATCAAAATATCATAGATTTTTTAAAGAACAAATCTACTTTAAAAAAGTAATCACGGCAACTTAGCCACCAAATTCTCCGGCAACATTTTTAAAATAAAGTAAATCATTTTCCATTTAAAATTGGGAACGATAGTGAAAGAATTTCCGGCATTAACGATATGTTTTGCAACATAATCAGGTTCCATCAGAAGATTTTTATTTAAATCTAATCCGGCGTTGATTTTCGTATTAATATATCCGCTCACCAAAACGTTAACTTTAATATTTCTTTGCGCTAATTCCTGTCTTAAACCCGCCAAATAAGTAGTAAAAGCAGCTTTTGTACTTCCATAAACAAAATTACTCTTTCGCCCTCTAACACCTGAAAGCGAAGACAATCCGATAATTCTTTCTAAATTTTTATTGTTTTCGTCCGTGGCAATAATATTCAGAATAGAAACCGCTCCCATGTAGTTGACCGTTATCATTTGTTGAGTGTTTTTAAAATCATTCAACGCGTCTGTATTTTCCACTAAAAATCCGGCAGCGTAAATAACAATATGAGGCTTTCTAGGAAGTTCATTATAAAATCTTTGATGTGAATCAAAATCTGCTGCATCAAAATACAAAACTGTAATTAGCGAAACTAAATTGTTTTTAATGGAAAATTCAAGCAGAGCATCGGTATTTCTGGAAGCTGCAATAACCGCAAAACCTTTTTCGATATATTGTAAAATACACTGCTTGGCAACATCAGAATTGGCACCGAGAATAAGAACGGTTTTATTTGTGTTTTGATTCATCGGGCAAAGATATTTTTTAAAGACAAGTTTAGCAAATCTAAGAAATGATTAAGCAGAAGATTCACATTTTTATTCACAAATAAGCACGAATATTTTACCAGCCTCTTTTAATTTATGTCTGAAAATCTTAACTAATAGAAGTGATTTTAATTATAAAGAAATTTTTAAAAGTTGTTTTTTCGTCCCTTTTCTTCCCATGAAGAAGGTAGAGTTTCCTGAAATGACACCATTTGAAACCATAAAAGGAACTTCATTATCTTCGTCATCCAATATTTCCTGATAATCAAAATCTCCGTTTTCATTAATCTTGATAACATTGAGGTTAGATCTTCTTGTATTTGTCTGCCCAAACTGT
It contains:
- a CDS encoding SDR family NAD(P)-dependent oxidoreductase, yielding MNQNTNKTVLILGANSDVAKQCILQYIEKGFAVIAASRNTDALLEFSIKNNLVSLITVLYFDAADFDSHQRFYNELPRKPHIVIYAAGFLVENTDALNDFKNTQQMITVNYMGAVSILNIIATDENNKNLERIIGLSSLSGVRGRKSNFVYGSTKAAFTTYLAGLRQELAQRNIKVNVLVSGYINTKINAGLDLNKNLLMEPDYVAKHIVNAGNSFTIVPNFKWKMIYFILKMLPENLVAKLP